A portion of the Candidatus Hydrogenedentota bacterium genome contains these proteins:
- a CDS encoding glutamate synthase subunit beta — MWPAKEKGFMTFKRELPANVPVDERVKSFREFTTSLPEIRIREQAYRCMNCGVPFCHSGCPLANQIPDFNDALKNNHWREALAILHSTNNFPEITGRVCPAPCETSCVLGINEPPVAIEYIEREIVERGWREGWIAPQPPDKRTGKSVAIVGSGPAGLAAAQQLNRTGHDVTVFERDDEPGGLLMYGIPAFKLDKSILKRRLDQLRAEGVRFQCGAWIGKNVPVGELETFDAVLLTIGSTKARTLDIPGANLNGIHLAMDFLPQQTRRLLGKDIEGPEISARGKNVVVIGGGDTGSDCVGTAIRQGAAQVVSLEIMPRPPLERDPATPWPMWPYMLRTSSSHEEGGSRDWSVLTKEFLGENGTVRQLHCVRVEWIKDASGRMKMQEISGSDFRIDCDLALLALGFLHPEHDTVVRALELERDSRGNIKTESNFETSRSRVFAAGDARRGQSLVVWAIREGREAARCLDLALMGFSNLPSLASYGYDTLAG; from the coding sequence ATGTGGCCCGCTAAAGAAAAAGGATTCATGACGTTCAAGCGGGAACTCCCCGCTAATGTGCCGGTGGACGAACGTGTCAAGTCCTTCAGGGAATTCACCACGTCGCTGCCCGAAATCCGCATTCGCGAGCAGGCGTACCGCTGCATGAACTGCGGCGTGCCGTTCTGCCATTCCGGCTGTCCGCTGGCCAACCAGATTCCGGACTTCAACGACGCGCTCAAGAACAACCACTGGCGGGAGGCCCTGGCGATTCTCCACTCGACCAACAATTTCCCCGAAATTACGGGGCGGGTGTGTCCGGCGCCCTGCGAGACTTCGTGCGTGCTGGGCATCAACGAGCCGCCGGTCGCCATCGAATACATCGAGCGCGAGATCGTCGAGCGAGGGTGGCGCGAAGGCTGGATTGCCCCGCAGCCGCCCGATAAGCGCACCGGCAAATCCGTGGCCATCGTGGGTTCCGGCCCCGCCGGATTGGCCGCCGCGCAGCAACTCAACCGGACCGGTCATGACGTCACCGTGTTCGAGCGCGACGACGAACCCGGCGGCCTGCTCATGTACGGCATTCCGGCGTTCAAACTCGACAAGTCCATTCTCAAGCGGCGCCTGGATCAACTGAGGGCCGAGGGCGTCCGCTTTCAATGCGGCGCGTGGATCGGCAAGAATGTGCCCGTAGGCGAACTGGAAACGTTCGATGCCGTGCTGCTGACAATTGGTTCGACCAAGGCGCGCACGCTCGATATCCCCGGCGCGAACCTGAACGGCATCCATCTCGCCATGGATTTTCTGCCGCAACAAACCCGGCGGCTGCTCGGCAAGGACATCGAAGGCCCCGAAATCTCGGCCAGAGGCAAAAACGTCGTCGTCATCGGCGGCGGGGACACGGGTTCCGATTGCGTCGGCACGGCGATCCGGCAAGGCGCGGCGCAGGTGGTCTCGCTCGAAATCATGCCGCGTCCCCCGTTGGAACGCGACCCCGCCACGCCTTGGCCGATGTGGCCTTACATGCTGCGCACTTCTTCAAGCCATGAGGAAGGCGGCTCACGCGATTGGAGCGTGTTGACCAAGGAATTCCTCGGCGAAAATGGAACGGTCCGGCAATTGCATTGCGTCCGCGTCGAATGGATCAAGGATGCGTCGGGTCGCATGAAAATGCAGGAAATTTCCGGCAGCGATTTTCGGATTGACTGCGATCTCGCGCTGCTCGCCCTGGGTTTCCTGCACCCGGAACACGATACCGTCGTCCGCGCGCTGGAACTTGAACGGGATTCCCGCGGCAACATCAAGACCGAATCGAATTTCGAGACCAGCCGATCGCGCGTGTTTGCAGCCGGCGATGCGCGCCGGGGGCAAAGCCTGGTGGTCTGGGCCATCCGCGAGGGACGCGAAGCCGCCCGATGCCTCG